A window of Deltaproteobacteria bacterium genomic DNA:
CGGCTGACGGCAAGCTCATCGTTAAAATCCTTTCCCATGCCCGTTCGCTGCGCGCCCTGACCGGGGAATACCGCTGCCACAATCTTTCCCATCGCTTCTTTTAACTCCAGATCAAAGAAATATCTATTTTGGCATCATGAATATCTCGGCACGGAAATACCTACGCCACCGCCTGCAGCCCGCCTAAATATCTTGCAACATACCGGGACATTGAATATTTTATTTTAGAAAGCGGGCTGTTGTTCCGGGGGGCTTATATTACAGATGAGAGTGCAGAGTCAAGTGCAATCGGTCTGCTTTATTTTACACCTCTGTATCATTCCTATTACCTGTAATCATATCACGTGCATCGGGGTCAGGGTGCAAACGGCAGTGTTTCACGTGAAACACTGCCGTCACTTTGCCATATCCGTTAGATCCTCAGCGGACAAGCCTCGCAACGCCTTTCCTTCCCGCAGAATGACTTGCCTGCATTTACCAGGAGAGCGTGGTACTGATTGTAGAGAGAAACGCTGACGGGAAGGTTGCCCATAAACAAGGCCTGAATCTCTGCATAACGTTCCTTACCTGCTAAAATGCCGTGACGCTCCAGAATTCTTCTTGTATAGGCGTCAATAACAAAGACCGGTTTTTCACCGGCATAAAGTAAAATACTGTCGGCTGTTTCATCTCCAATGCCTTTAATTTGAAGGAGTTTTTCCCTGAGTAGCCAGTGATCTTGCGCAAACATCTTGTCCAGTTGGCCATCATATTCATCATGAAGAAATCGGACAAAAGTTGCCAGTCTCCGGGCCTTGACGTTATAATACCCTGACGATCTTATCAACGCCGCCAGCGTATCTATGGGGGTTTCATATATGTCTTGCGGATGGAGAATATCCGCCTCTTTTAATTTTGCAATAGCATACGTAACATTGCGCCAGGCCGTATTCTGCGTTAAAATGGCGCCGACAATGACTTCAAATGGCGAATCAGCAGGCCACCAGCGGAGGTTGCCGAAATGGCCATCAAGCCTGTCGTACATCGTCAGGAGGCGCTTGGCAATGCCGCGAGCGGTTTCCATGGCGTCTCACTTGCAGATGAACCCGTCAGGGACGAATCGGCACCCAGGTGGTGAACTTCCCCCTTTTTATTAAAAGTGACACGCCTTCTTTGCTGCCGGCCTTGCCAATCTCCCGCTGATAATCCTTCAGGGAATTGACTTTTACCTTGTTGACCTGCAGGATGAGATCCTGGGGGCGAATGCCGGCTTCATCGGCGGGACTGCCATCCGTTACCTCGACTACAATAACGCCTGCCTTTTGTGAAATGCCAAGACGATTGGCAATTTCAGGAGTAAGTTCCTGCACGGCCAGACCGAAATATTCGCCGCCGGCCGCCAGATCAGCTTTGTCAGTACGTGCCGCAATCAACACCTGAAAAACCTTTTCCTGACCGTCATGGAGGGCCTTGATTTCCACCTTTTCTCCTACGCGGAAATCAGCCACGATCACCAATAATTCGTGAGAGTTCTTAATCGGCCGGCCATTTACCGCCGTGATGACATCCCCGGACTTCAGGCCTGCCTTGGCTGCCGGGTCACCTTCAAACACCTCCGCGATCAAGGCCCCGGTGGGCTCTTTAAGCTTCAGGTTTTTGGCAATTTCCTCAGTGACATCCTGGATAGAAACACCAAGCCAGCCCCTTGATACTTCTCCCCTGGTTTTCAGTTCAGGCAGCATACGGTTGGCCATATTGATGGGAATGGCGAAACCAATGCCCTGGCCCTGGGCAACAATCGCCGTATTTATGCCGATCACCTTGCCGTCCATACTGAAGAGTGGC
This region includes:
- a CDS encoding endonuclease III domain-containing protein, producing METARGIAKRLLTMYDRLDGHFGNLRWWPADSPFEVIVGAILTQNTAWRNVTYAIAKLKEADILHPQDIYETPIDTLAALIRSSGYYNVKARRLATFVRFLHDEYDGQLDKMFAQDHWLLREKLLQIKGIGDETADSILLYAGEKPVFVIDAYTRRILERHGILAGKERYAEIQALFMGNLPVSVSLYNQYHALLVNAGKSFCGKERRCEACPLRI